The following proteins come from a genomic window of Schistocerca gregaria isolate iqSchGreg1 chromosome X, iqSchGreg1.2, whole genome shotgun sequence:
- the LOC126298249 gene encoding tigger transposable element-derived protein 6-like has protein sequence MAKRIQTALNVQLKLKILDEVDRGTKKTAIAEQFGIPKSTLSTIIKNGEKIINAVASGSGNKSKRLRTTAEYEDIETLLLVWSNHMHASNISLTGSVIQSKANDIAKDMGIEDFRCSAGWLYRFQKRLSISSVQICGEANRVDEESANSWLRENEKFRPWVIGKSEKRRCFKNINMDTLPCIYSHHKKAWIDDTSFRK, from the exons ATGGCAAAGAGGATacagacagctctaaatgtacagttaaagcttaagattctagatgaagtggaccgtggtaccaagaaaacagcaattgcagagcagtttggaatacctaaatctactttatctacgattattaagaatggagaaaaaattattaatgctgtcgcatcaggttctggaaacaaatctaaacgaCTTCGTACAACCGCCGAGTATGAAGACATCGAGACATTACTGTTAGTATGGTCCAATCATATGCATGCATCTAACATATCTTTAACTGGCTCtgtgattcagtcaaaagcaaatgatattgctaaagatatgggCATCGAAGACTTCCGTTGTTCAGCTGGTTGGTTGTATCGGTTCCAAAAAAGACTttcaatttcatctgtacaaatttgtggtgaagcaaatagagttgatgaagaaagtgcgaacagctggttgagggaaaa tgagaagtttcgtccctgggttatcggtaaatccgagaaacgacgttgttttaaaaacataaatatggacactttaccttgcatctactcTCACCACAAGAAAGCTTGGATCGATGACACATCATTTCGCAAGTAA